From a single Pempheris klunzingeri isolate RE-2024b chromosome 2, fPemKlu1.hap1, whole genome shotgun sequence genomic region:
- the cfap57 gene encoding cilia- and flagella-associated protein 57: MAAVVAQSHFIFGLRTGVSNNLCFFDEQTVVFPSGNNCVCYNSAQRTQRFIPGSEKSQGMRALAISANRRYLAVSEGGEGATITVLDLQHEQGRKRKVLTAGDTLVQEFVCMAFSPDSKYLIGQTGDPEWMLIFWLWEKHKVLATVKSSNSNNPVTQVSFNPHNNTQLCVSGAGVFKLFRYSEGALKQSSFSKVESINFLCHTWMTEERVIAGTDTGRLLVFESGDLRREINMASKAVQEQSDRQVEMKKIKDADVDEGPSVSRITAILSYSKGFACSLGSGTVCLFEKNEDSYRRRRDIRIPLDPYTNELTLAEGQGIDTMCISPAEETLAISTDRGQLYSFSLSSVETNKEEHLQFEFLSQSFHSKSITGLSICIRKPLVATSSLDHSVRIWNYETKVLELYREFQEEAYSVALHPTGLFILVGFSDKLRLMNLLIDDIRTFKEFTVRGCRECAFSYGGHMFAAVNGNVIHIYSVTSFENILNLKGHNGKVRGIEWSLDDSRLVSCGMDGAVYEWNTHTGKRESESVLKSCSYTGVAFSSDCKTILAVGTDLTLKEVQDCQVLREVPADEVAHTTLAVSHSGRVVFTGTSSGTVRAIKYPLPIQKEWIMHQAHCGPITKMVITFDNQFLLTASEDGCLMMWKIIDKEGRGLKSNRHIIHTEEILVTKSDLEEKTQNMLELKMRLEELHMENEYQLRLKDMNYNEKMKELSDKFTQQIEALKTMQQTMKTDMEKQEREHQQSSAEVTVKHSKELKDLELSFSQKLIVEHERYQDLQREYQRTQEDNERQLKAVEESRVQAVEELTQLYEAKLQEKTQLLAQCQEDAQQQIRVFKEIVRQVEEDEERKIHDIRIKYEKKLHTEKETNTTLKGESGIMTQKFYGLQRQIDDRCADINKLKQERQRLLGLIRSLESDIEDLKRQISGHEKTSQDKDKTISSLKRKNQELEKLKFVLDFQLNELKKQTEPQQDDINEKRERIHKLEEELVQIDKSNAQLRLTVSELRLKLRTRDKEMHKEMQKVKDLETHLQRLKSDLHHCVSFIQEPKKLRDSVQMIYSRYVPRADGVSKSSADEDIQKALCRQRDHLERTVSSLKTRLAKSAEEHDKVYVKIMKENVTLITEINDLRKELHLVRTQVKEHKAQLAAFKKSNKSRPNSEEGPKEEDIN; the protein is encoded by the exons ATGGCTGCAGTTGTTGCTCAGTCCCACTTCATCTTCGGTCTGCGCACAGGTGTGAGTAACAATTTGTGTTTCTTCGATGAACAAACCGTCGTCTTCCCCAGCGGTAACAACTGTGTGTGCTACAACAGCGCCCAAAGGACCCAGAGGTTCATCCCAG GCTCAGAGAAAAGCCAGGGCATGCGGGCTCTGGCCATCAGTGCCAACAGGCGTTACCTGGCAGTGTCAGAGGGTGGTGAGGGGGCCACCATCACGGTGCTGGACCTGCAGCATGAGCAGGGCCGGAAGAGAAAAGTCCTGACTGCAGGAGACACGCTTGTTCAAGAGTTTGTGTGCATGGCTTTCTCCCCCGATTCCAAGTACCTTATTGGCCAAACGGGAGACCCAGAGTGGATGCTGATCTTCTGGCTTTGGGAAAAACATAAAGTCCTGGCAACAGTGAAGAGCAGTAACTCAAATAATCCCGTTACCCAG GTCAGCTTCAACCCTCACAACAACACGCAGCTCTGTGTGAGTGGAGCCGGTGTGTTCAAGCTTTTCCGCTACTCAGAGGGAGCTTTGAAacagagcagcttctcaaaGGTAGAGTCCATCAACTTCCTGTGCCATACCTGGATGACGGAGGAGCGTGTGATCGCAGGGACGGACACGGGCAGGCTGCTGGTGTTTGAGTCTGGAGACCTGCGAAGAGAAATCAACATGGCTTCTAAGGCTGTGCAGGAGCAGTCTGACAG GCAAGTGGAGATGAAGAAGATCAAAGACGCTGACGTGGATGAAGGTCCCAGTGTGTCTCGCATCACGGCCATTCTGTCCTACTCTAAGGGCTTCGCATGCTCTTTGGGGTCCGgcacagtttgtctgtttgaaaaGAACGAGGACAGTTATAGAAGACGCAGGGACATTCGG ATCCCTCTGGACCCTTACACCAACGAGCTGACCCTGGCTGAAGGTCAGGGGATAGACACCATGTGCATCAGCCCCGCAGAGGAAACTCTGGCCATCAGTacagacagaggacagctgTACAGCTTCAGCCTGTCCTCTGTTGAGACGAACAAG GAGGAACACCTTCAATTTGAGTTCCTGTCACAGTCCTTCCACTCCAAGTCTATCACTGGTTTGTCCATCTGCATTCGAAAGCCCCTTGTGGCCACCAGCTCTCTGGACCACTCGGTCCGCATCTGGAACTACGAGACAAA AGTGTTGGAGCTGTACAGGGAGTTCCAGGAGGAGGCGTACAGCGTGGCTCTGCACCCCACTGGCCTCTTCATCCTGGTGGGCTTTTCAGACAAGCTCAGGCTCATGAACCTGCTTATCGACGACATTCGCACTTTCAAGGAGTTCACTGTGCGCGGCTGCAGAGAG TGTGCTTTTAGCTACGGTGGCCACATGTTTGCTGCTGTCAATGGAAATGTCATCCACATTTACTCTGTCACCTCTTTTGAGAACATCCTCAATCTGAAGGGCCACAATGGAAAG GTGCGGGGTATTGAGTGGAGCCTGGATGACAGCCGGCTGGTGTCGTGTGGGATGGATGGCGCGGTGTACGAGTGGAACACACACACCGGCAAGCGTGAGTCTGAGAGTGTCCTCAAGTCCTGCAGCTACACAGGTGTTGCCTTCTCTTCAGATTGTAAAACCATCCTGGCTGTGGGAACAGACCTCACACTGAAGGAGGTCCAAGATTGTCAG GTCCTGAGGGAGGTCCCTGCTGATGAAGTAGCTCACACCACTTTGGCAGTGTCTCACTCTGGCAGGGTTGTCTTCACCGGAACTTCCAGTGGAACCGTCAGAGCCATTAAATACCCATTACCCATCCAGAAAGAATGGATCATGCACCAGGCTCACTGTGGCCCCATCACCAAG atgGTGATCACGTTTGACAATCAGTTCTTGCTGACAGCATCTGAAGATGGCTGCCTGATGATGTGGAAGATCATCGATAAAGAGGGCAGAGGACTGAAGAGCAACAGGCATATCATCCACACTGAAGAGATCCTCGTCACCAAGTCAGACCTGGAGGagaag aCCCAGAACatgctggagctgaagatgcGTCTGGAGGAGCTGCACATGGAGAACGAGTACCAGCTCCGCCTGAAGGACATGAACTACAACGAGAAGATGAAGGAGCTTTCTGACAAGTTTACCCAGCAAATAGAAGCTCTGAAAACAATGCAACAG acaatgaaaacagacatgGAAAAGCAGGAACGTGAGCACCAGCAGAGTTCTGCAGAGGTCACTGTGAAACACTCAAAAGAGCTGAAGGATTTAG AGTTATCCTTTAGCCAGAAGCTGATTGTGGAGCATGAGAGGTACCAAGATCTTCAGCGTGAATATCAAAGAACGCAGGAAGACAATGAGAGGCAGCTGaaggctgtggaggagagcagAGTCCAAGCCGTGGAGGAGCTGACGCAGCTCTACGAGGCCAAGCTGCAGGAGAAGACTCAGCTCCTGGCTCAG TGCCAGGAGGATGCACAGCAGCAGATTCGTGTATTTAAAGAGATTGTAAGGCAAgtagaggaggatgaggagaggaagatcCATGACATCCGTATCAAGTATGAGAAGAAACTTCACACTGAGAAAGAGACTAACACCACTCTGAAAGGAGAAAGTGGTATCATGACACAAAAG TTCTACGGTCTGCAAAGACAGATCGATGACAGGTGCGCAGACATCAACAAGCTGAAACAGGAGCGGCAGCGGCTCCTGGGGTTGATCCGCTCCCTGGAGAGCGACATCGAGGACCTGAAGAGGCAGATCTCTGGACACGAAAAGACCAGCCAGGACAAG GATAAGACCATCTCCAGCTTGAAGAGGAAGAACCAGGAACTGGAGAAGCTGAAGTTTGTTCTTGATTTCCAGTTGAATGAGCTGAAAAAACAGACGGAGCCTCAGCAAGATGACATCAATGAGAAGAGGGAGCGGATCCAtaag ctggaggaggagctggtgcAAATTGACAAGAGCAACGCTCAGCTGAGGCTCACTGTCTCTGAACTGAGGCTCAAACTGAGGACCAGGGATAAAGAGATGCACAAGGAGATGCAGAAA GTGAAAGATTTGGAGACACATCTTCAGCGGCTAAAATCAGACCTCCATCACTGTGTCAGCTTCATCCAGGAGCCAAAGAAACTGAGGGACAGTGTGCAGATGATCTATTCCCGCTATGTGCCGCGGGCTGATGGGGTGAGC